The Rhopalosiphum maidis isolate BTI-1 chromosome 2, ASM367621v3, whole genome shotgun sequence genome segment cAAAACCAGAAGGGTTCTTGCACTTTGCATAAGTGTTTTGAAATCAAACATTGAGAGATAATTTCTCTTAAGTATATtctccataaaaataattaaattaatataggttaggttaatttTTAACCACATTCTGCGTACATTCCTGACATGAATATCCGTAGTACagtgattattattgatatttatatgatagtgtaaaacaaaaactattttggtTGACATTATTACCaactatttttgttaaaatcagttatttaaaatatttcgatatTGGATACCTatcgatttaataaaatgtgctATAATCTGTCCCGAACCATTATATGAGTTATATTGTGTTGTTTAATTCTGGCTTCTGAGTGTGGAATGATGTGTCTgtgtatcattattaatcaCACCATTGACTTAAAAGTTAATgattacctacattatatgatatttgtttTGACGAAGACTAGTTCAACATATTATCGTATTACCGATGGAAATATAAATGTCTAATAAAAtgtccttaaaaataaaatattaaatattaactgacAGGACATCTCtgcttattatagtttttcgttttatagaattatttatcgtttaattcaaattcaaatttaagttttaacaaatctaatttaatgataattttttttttttaaaataagaaatttggatttaaaatttagttgactataataatttgtgtttcGATAAACATAATAGCTTAGTAtgccattattatttaggtaatacaatattatatcgtaacaTAATGTTAAACCAGACCCATTTAATGGaaaacacttattttttaatacctatttacacTTTTTAAGTTGGATGAAACCTACTTCAAGATAATCTATGATAGGACACGATTTAAATGCATCAATATTACCTTAATTCATTACGCGTTATAGACAAGTGGTTCGTCCTTCAGTTATTgaccaattatataattaaatgacgctaatatatacagagtgattaatttaatgtaatatatgcaTTGTTTCAGAATTAACTGAtggttttgtaaatatttattttacttattttaaagccATTAAAACCAGCATctttctaaaacaaaaaaaaatagctttaataattttttatcgttatcatttgaaatttttttatgaaggatatattttagaaaaagtaATTTGATACAAGAAAATTGAACTTTAGACtacttgtttataaattataagtatttgaagTTTAAGCGGAATGGAGTTGCACAGAGGTGATCCACAAAATGTTTGAACAATTACTCCCCTCAtccaaactttaaatatttttaactaataagcTACTTGTAGAACATAATTTACTTACATCACGAATTATATTCtgctttgaaaaattaaaaattaataatgtatgttgtcattcgagtgagtaaaaaacttaaaaacgataaaaaatattaaaaaaatgccataattttttttcaaaaacgttgtTTGTAACGacttaaacttatataaaaaaaaacctcaataatttttaaaataattaaatggatCACTCCAtagatatacttaaaaaaatatgcaatcaaCATTATTCGTACGATTATATAATTGGTCAAATATCAATTGATgataagtatttatagtataaaatataacattatacctggtataaactatataaccactttttaaaatacaatatttggtgaatttaaaattatttacactaatataaatatttccacGTCGCGATTCAACAACTTCACTAATTTCTAAATCcacatttagtaaatataggaTAAAGTCACAAATTCTATGTACACACACTATAAGTTCTCTATACGTTCTGTTTGTAaggaatttaataacatttccgTAATCTATCTTTATCCGATGTATATCAGTGCTCATCTGTCaccgaaataaaatataattattttcatatgtgCAAAtcagttttacatttaatataaccgTGTGCGCCTACGAGTTCcgatttttaggtaaaaattatagattttgcGCAAACAAGTTGCAgccaactaaattatataatctaatacTTATACCGATATgccaatttaaatatcaaaccaATCAccggtataatataggtaagttACAACTCAATAGAGTATTATAACAATTCATTAACGacaaaaaccatttaaaatttcaattctcAATGTGTTTCAGTTATTGCATTACTATACTATAAGTTAACAAAAGTTCAAATATGaagacaattgaaattattaatttagtgttATTTGTTGGTGTATCGCATGGCCTTCATCAAAATGTGGAAAACTCACATTATACAggttaatcatatattaaatcatatttttcaatttttgtcaGCCCGGTAccctgaatttaaaatatttgatttaaactatttttagaaAGTAGATATTCAATtagtaacaattaataaccaaaaatgttgtttaaagGTAGCCTTTAACTTAATCaaactttgaaaaaataaattataaaaattcggtaaatattaaatgtatagtaatatagattaaaaacaaaaaaaatacaagtaggtataatacctACTAGTAAAGTAGTCCAGTAATCTCaactatacattaaatttccaTAAGTTAAAGCTGACGagttagaattaaattaaacaccaCTAATCAAAACAGATTAGAGCTAATTACAAATTGTACTAAAATGTGCtcaagattaaataaaattactataataaacaaagaataaatactataattaattagaacaAGATCATAATCAGATAAAATTCAGCTgagatagtaaaaaaaaaatgttcacacatgaaacattaaaattaaaattaaacagtttcgcgaaatttttaataataactgtttttcATGATAAGTAAAAAcggaaaaattgtatattccctctttgtatttaaacatagtataatccatcattattatttttcaaatagattACAAAAATCGCATATCAAAGGGAGCCCGTTGTAAATATGCAACAAACGATGTCCATGAAAATGACAACATTCAGGATACAAgaacgtataattttataataagtgatttattaactaataattcagATCCAAATCCTTCTACAATaccgtaaataaaaatttaatctgtgttaccttttttctttatatttaattgtgttgaattttgtattatttaggtCACTTATGAAGGAACCTGAATCTACTGGACTCTTAAGCCCAGACGATATTAACCTTGCCGACAAATGTTTTTCTAAGCCCGATTGTGATATCGAGTATCGGTTTAGAACTATGGATGGTAGTTGTAATAACTTAGATAATCCAGTTTGGGGACAAGCTAATACAGCAAACATACGAATTATCCAAGCAAACTATTCAGATAGTATGTATACTAAGTGAATatctttattgtttataatatgaaaaacgaataaatttaatttaagataatagcGAAATAAGAAAAGCGAAATCGGGCAATGAATTACCAAATGTCAGACACATACGAACAACTGCTTTCATAGATAAAGATTTTCCGGCACCAAGACATAATTCACTTATGATGCAATTTGGTCAAATTATTACACACGATACTGCATTATTGCTTTCCAAAACTACATTAGGTAAGTATCTCAAAGCacgttattcaaattttaatttttgcgtaacacaaattaatataagtaaactTTTACCATTTTTGATGAGATGATTTTTAACAgcttttttcatgtaaaataatttattattgctatatacctaatactcaCATATTctactaataataacactactattttaaattaatgagagGGATATGaggtatatgttttttaaggaATCGATtaaattacctacctatttagtTATAGTtggatgataaataaaaaaaccttatatctaataattataaaaatgtaaattacttaaaatattattgtgtaatattcttatttatttaagttccaaacaaattaaaaatagtgattcaactttttttgtcaaaaacattttaatttaaaacaatgcgTGGACTcggaactaaaaatatttaaatacatttttataaatgctttATAACTCAAGCTCACAAAAAAACACGATGAATGaacctttatataatattatgtccatTTAAAAGGTGCTAAATAAACACAACTATAACTATAGTGTTAAAATCAACAGCTTCTATCTACACGATACAATTAATTAGTACTAAGCATATTTGTATGTTGTAGCATATTTCtcttatatattagtatatttagtatatatactaatatatacatttttgatcgACGTGAGTTTCACACATTATTAACGCATCTAATACACGGGCAACGCCGTGACGGAACagctaataatgtataaacaaactaactaattaattattgtatttgattattaaaaattattttatcaattattcaaGTTAACACATCATCGATGGTTCaatattgtgaatattttaataaataataattcatcaagcgtcttgtttttaataaaaatatcttacatTTCTATAAGACGATAGCAGTCCGCTGGAATGTTGCAATCCAGATGGTACTACCCCGGAAAATCTACCAAAACAATGTCTTAATATAACAATCCCCGAGGACGATTCTGGATCGAAAAAACGATGTTTATCCATTGCACGAACAGCTGACACATCTGATCTAGGGTGTGCGATCAAACCAGTCAgacaagtaataaaaatgaaaacaaaatacaatttatttaaattatcttatattaactgaaatttataatgagATCTGTATAATTTTTGCCGAATTTCGTTTATCTACGTATTAGCAAACTGGAGCTTCCAGTTTTCTTGACACTTCGTTATTGTATGGTCCGGATAATGACACAGCTATGTTCTTACGGAAATTGACTGACGGAGAGCTCAAATATCAATTGGGACCCAAAGATCAGGTATTTTTACCCAATGTCGAAAATTCAACACAATTTTGCAACGTGAACAATGAAACAGCAGTATGCTACTTTACAGGTATTTCAATGTCATATTTATACGATTAAGATAACGTCGTAACCAAATGTGTTGTTTCCGTCTTACTAACGCATACCATCCAAAATATACGTTCAGCTGTTCCAATTGTAGATGGCATTATTAACACTAAAGATGGCACTAATctgtataaaactattaacaatatattaatctacTGGATTccgaaaataatgtaataatataatctgaaTGTAGTATAGGTCGATTATTTTGTAGATATTTCAGTTTACCAATGAtttagttatttgttatacagtGATAATCCAAAATTcaattccattatttttaagcgatttcattatacaattaataattaataattgtttaatgaaatcacaatattaatagcgtctataaacataatttctgGTTGATACTACCTGGACAAACCATATTGAATTACCAATAGACAACAATAAAGatagtttgtaatttaatataggtagtaatatcattaaaatgttataatatactagatgtttaatgttatacacaatacacttcatacttttataatgtaataatatgaagtcattgattataaatactaatgtaTGATGAAACTTTTATCCTTAAGAGGACGCcttacccgcatgtgttgtctttgtcttactaatgtacattataacaaattttgttcagcagaatacattttgtgatgttagctttaatattagagtaaatttacctattaacaaatttaaaggtatgaatattatgtagacaatgacatatgattttattgatataatcattttaaagtgagttatgaacattttaaagttgtaatagtTTACATAGCTGTAActcgctttaaaataataatatcattaaaagcataggtcattatctagataatattcttacctttaaatttaataataggtaaatttactctaataatcaatattaaagctaacatcacaaaatgtattctgctaaataaaaatttgttatgatgtacattagtaagacagagacaacacatgcgggtatggcgtcctcttaatcaagttattttctatacctatgttaaaacaatttttttcccatattttaattgattggaAAAACGTTTTGAGTCATAAACctttgaaagttaataataagtacaaattattttttttttaaaacagaaattatgtataattagtatattatgattggtATGTTATGCTACAAAAAATCACTCCATTCAAGATTCAATTATCTTAGCGATAcagcataaataaaataatgaaatggtctatttgataataagttatgtgtatatatatatatataagtttgataacttaaaggtaagaacaatatttgtattttttcacaCTCgtcggtattttaatttttaagtgaattatgataatttttaaatattaataatttacccaCCTATTATACTCATACctcgcttaaaaatttaaataccgtAAAAAATTCAGTGAGAGAACGCaatattcttacttttaagtttaataattcgtcatttcactctaatatttgagctaaaaatacaaaatttgaattgcCGAACGTGTATTTTGGTATAGTAGGCATTAGTCAGACTGAGAAAGattggataattatttttattattgaaaatcgtataactatttattggcTATCTACTCAGttgaattgtataaaatttaaaaataatttggttaatttttaacttaggtGATCCAAGAGTGAACCAACTTCCTGATTTAGCAGTTGAGACGACTAGCTTTCTTAGACTACATAACTATTTATGCAAAGAACTTAAAGACATGAACCCATCGTGGGACGACGAATGCATATACCAAAATGCAAGGAGAATAGTTATTGCAATGTATCAGCACGTTACATATAACGAATACGTTCCGGAACTTTTAGGTCAGACGccatttaccattattattgtatatacatatttagtattttagtataagaTTAATGatgaaaagtataaattattataggtatattctgtataagtatacatacacTAATAAGTACTTTgagtttattaactataaatgtttttattattattgatttgtattttataatctcaGGAAAAGAATTTGCAAAggcaaacaaattattaccaTTGACTGAAGGATTTGActacaattacaataaatctataaaccCTACTACAATAA includes the following:
- the LOC113554066 gene encoding peroxidase-like, with amino-acid sequence MKTIEIINLVLFVGVSHGLHQNVENSHYTDYKNRISKGARCKYATNDVHENDNIQDTRTYNFIISDLLTNNSDPNPSTIPSLMKEPESTGLLSPDDINLADKCFSKPDCDIEYRFRTMDGSCNNLDNPVWGQANTANIRIIQANYSDNNSEIRKAKSGNELPNVRHIRTTAFIDKDFPAPRHNSLMMQFGQIITHDTALLLSKTTLDDSSPLECCNPDGTTPENLPKQCLNITIPEDDSGSKKRCLSIARTADTSDLGCAIKPVRQQTGASSFLDTSLLYGPDNDTAMFLRKLTDGELKYQLGPKDQVFLPNVENSTQFCNVNNETAVCYFTGDPRVNQLPDLAVETTSFLRLHNYLCKELKDMNPSWDDECIYQNARRIVIAMYQHVTYNEYVPELLGKEFAKANKLLPLTEGFDYNYNKSINPTTITSFTAAAFRSQHSYIQGRRNLVDESGNVTSKILLRNYYFIPEIVQMKDNYDHLSRGLLTQNAQDQDQFFTEEVSEFAFRTPNEKNRLDLVSVDMERGRDYGVPPYNKFRKLCGLSEAKTFEDLTDQISKKKVNTLIELYEDVDDVDYYVAGLLENRKPGSVLGHTFQCIVGEMFYRWKFGDRFYYEFGNQTGSFNLDQLNEIRKTTMAYIMCITTNISNVQRNAFVVPNKKKNPLVPCDLIPKPDFSVWKEK